The following are from one region of the Gammaproteobacteria bacterium genome:
- a CDS encoding ABC transporter substrate-binding protein, with protein MRSLTFVNLFALLLLGACSSSAPDNNNHLKIGFMATLSGPAAALGEDLRDGFQLALDHNDGKLGGKTVELLVRDDQLKPDVGVQIAQSFLQKDHVDIVTGIVFSNVMMAIAKPITDSGTFLISANAGPSPLAGAQCHENFFAVSWQNDQLHEAMGKYLNDQNIKRVYLMAPNYQAGKDALNGFKRYFKGEIVGEIYTKVNQPDYSAELTELRAAKPEAVYIFYPGGMGINFVKQYVQSGLRQDLPLYSQSFTFDETTLPAMGDAADGITIASFLDEASTQLPVNQKMQADFKTKFGRNPSPYAIQAYDVAQLLDSALTAVGGDISDKNKFRTALEKSEFQSLRGKFKFNNNHFPIQNFYINQLVKNSSGQLTSKTLATAFVDHEDAYHTTCALK; from the coding sequence ATGCGCAGCTTAACTTTCGTCAATCTTTTTGCTTTATTGTTACTCGGCGCTTGCTCATCCTCGGCGCCCGATAATAACAATCATCTCAAAATTGGTTTTATGGCAACCTTATCCGGGCCCGCTGCGGCATTGGGTGAAGATTTACGTGACGGTTTTCAGCTCGCACTCGATCATAATGACGGCAAACTCGGCGGAAAAACTGTCGAACTATTAGTCCGTGATGATCAATTAAAACCCGATGTGGGCGTACAAATCGCGCAAAGCTTTTTACAAAAAGATCATGTCGATATTGTTACCGGTATCGTATTCTCGAACGTCATGATGGCAATCGCCAAACCCATCACCGACAGCGGTACATTTTTAATTAGTGCAAATGCAGGACCTTCACCCTTAGCCGGCGCACAATGCCACGAAAACTTTTTTGCCGTCTCTTGGCAAAATGATCAACTGCATGAAGCGATGGGCAAATATTTAAACGATCAAAACATTAAACGTGTGTATTTAATGGCACCTAATTATCAAGCAGGTAAAGACGCATTAAATGGTTTCAAACGTTATTTCAAAGGTGAAATAGTTGGTGAAATTTATACCAAAGTGAATCAACCCGATTATTCTGCCGAACTCACTGAACTGCGCGCCGCTAAACCTGAAGCCGTGTATATTTTTTATCCAGGCGGCATGGGCATTAATTTTGTTAAGCAATATGTACAAAGCGGCTTACGACAAGACCTGCCTTTGTATAGTCAATCATTTACTTTTGATGAAACTACCTTGCCTGCGATGGGCGATGCTGCTGATGGTATTACCATCGCGAGTTTTTTGGACGAAGCAAGCACGCAATTACCCGTGAATCAAAAGATGCAAGCTGACTTTAAAACGAAATTCGGCCGCAATCCTTCACCGTATGCCATTCAAGCCTACGATGTCGCGCAATTGTTAGACAGTGCCTTAACCGCTGTTGGCGGCGATATTAGCGACAAAAATAAATTCCGCACGGCTTTAGAAAAATCAGAATTTCAATCTTTACGCGGGAAATTTAAATTTAATAATAATCACTTTCCCATTCAGAATTTTTACATTAATCAATTAGTAAAAAACAGCAGTGGGCAATTAACTAGCAAAACCTTAGCGACCGCTTTTGTGGATCATGAAGATGCCTACCACACAACATGCGCGTTAAAATAA
- a CDS encoding branched-chain amino acid ABC transporter permease, which produces MDLTLSHCLTHLLNGVQLGMMLFLMAAGLTLVFGIMNLINLAHGALYMLGAYLIVTFQSLTGSFSLALLLALPSALLLGWCIEKISLRTLYQRDHLDQVLATFGLTLFLTELVRIIWGSQAYFITTPAALSHPVTLFGAPYPVYRLLIIAVGIIVFISLQLLIHHTRIGMLIRAGASNREMVAALGVNIRNLYSWIFAVGAMLAGLAGIMAAPLLSVEPSMGDSILILTFVVIVIGGMGSITGAFIAALIVGIVDVVSRVVLPPLFASITIYILMALTLLWRPQGLLGKSS; this is translated from the coding sequence ATGGATCTCACACTTTCACATTGCTTAACCCATCTGCTTAATGGTGTGCAGTTAGGTATGATGTTATTTCTGATGGCCGCCGGCTTAACACTGGTCTTCGGCATTATGAATCTCATCAATTTAGCGCATGGCGCACTTTACATGTTAGGCGCGTATTTAATCGTTACCTTTCAATCACTAACGGGTTCTTTTAGCTTAGCCTTACTGTTAGCCCTGCCGTCAGCATTACTGTTAGGTTGGTGTATTGAAAAAATCAGTTTGCGCACCTTGTATCAACGCGATCATCTTGATCAAGTGTTAGCAACGTTTGGCTTAACGTTATTTCTTACAGAATTAGTCCGTATTATTTGGGGCAGCCAAGCGTATTTCATCACCACGCCTGCGGCATTATCCCATCCCGTCACTTTATTCGGCGCGCCCTATCCTGTTTATCGCTTGCTCATTATTGCTGTCGGTATAATTGTGTTTATTAGTTTGCAATTATTAATTCACCACACACGTATTGGCATGCTAATCCGCGCAGGCGCTAGCAATCGCGAAATGGTTGCAGCACTCGGGGTTAATATTCGTAATTTATATTCTTGGATATTTGCAGTAGGCGCCATGTTAGCGGGTTTAGCCGGCATCATGGCCGCGCCGCTTTTATCTGTTGAACCCAGTATGGGCGATAGTATTTTAATTTTAACGTTTGTAGTCATTGTGATTGGTGGCATGGGCTCCATTACCGGCGCATTTATCGCGGCCTTGATAGTGGGCATTGTTGACGTTGTGAGTCGCGTCGTGTTACCGCCTTTGTTTGCATCTATTACGATATATATCTTAATGGCATTGACCTTGTTGTGGCGCCCGCAAGGCTTGTTAGGAAAATCTTCATGA
- a CDS encoding PaaI family thioesterase, with product MTERRMIHTLLEMPIFPPTQKILGAELISYDCEKGTVEYRFQPVVGLENPVGGVQGGIVCAMLDDCVGTAMATQLPPDTWIPTLELNTSFVRAVKYGELIYGYGKVTNMGSTVVHSEAELRDSKQKLLARCTAVSMRVAATY from the coding sequence ATGACTGAACGTCGTATGATTCATACTTTGTTAGAGATGCCGATTTTTCCACCTACGCAAAAAATTTTAGGTGCCGAATTAATTTCTTATGATTGCGAAAAAGGTACCGTTGAATATCGTTTTCAACCCGTGGTTGGTTTAGAAAATCCAGTGGGTGGTGTGCAAGGCGGCATTGTCTGCGCAATGTTAGATGATTGTGTTGGCACCGCGATGGCAACGCAGTTACCGCCCGACACGTGGATTCCAACACTGGAATTAAATACCAGTTTTGTGCGCGCGGTAAAATACGGTGAGCTTATTTATGGTTATGGCAAAGTCACTAATATGGGTAGCACGGTTGTGCACAGCGAAGCAGAATTACGTGATAGTAAACAAAAATTACTGGCGCGCTGTACTGCAGTTTCTATGCGGGTTGCTGCAACTTATTAG
- the hisI gene encoding phosphoribosyl-AMP cyclohydrolase, with amino-acid sequence MNDLFARLELAELGQSTPWSEVLAALKFNEQGLIPVIAQRHDTGEVLMFAWMNQQSLLETISTKQVCYWSRSRQALWRKGESSGHVQRLVELRIDCDGDVLLLQVEQTGPACHTERPNCFYMKLEGDSVIVDRMPEIKHD; translated from the coding sequence ATGAATGATTTATTTGCCCGTTTAGAACTTGCTGAGCTAGGCCAATCTACTCCTTGGTCAGAGGTGCTGGCTGCATTGAAATTTAATGAGCAAGGTTTAATTCCGGTGATTGCGCAACGTCATGATACGGGTGAAGTATTAATGTTTGCGTGGATGAATCAACAATCTTTATTAGAAACGATTAGCACTAAACAAGTGTGTTATTGGTCGCGTTCGCGGCAAGCGTTGTGGCGTAAAGGTGAAAGTTCGGGTCATGTGCAGCGGTTGGTAGAATTACGCATAGATTGTGATGGTGATGTGTTGTTGTTACAAGTTGAACAAACGGGTCCTGCGTGTCACACCGAACGTCCCAATTGTTTTTATATGAAATTAGAAGGCGACAGTGTCATCGTTGATCGCATGCCGGAGATCAAGCATGACTGA